A genome region from Brooklawnia propionicigenes includes the following:
- a CDS encoding FAD-binding protein produces MPVTDRPAADLMTDVVIVGSTPGALCAAIACRQAGLEVLVAEPSGQLGGIAATRGGRLWLPGRDGPTADDYASARDYFDRVVGDFEPCSSAPRRHAFLTGTAGLASWLASLGVDLEPDSAGDAYPDIPGALASGRVLRPALVETTAIGRLVEFLPAGGGSGTDGVLDKLEHGARRVGEFALGRRWGGGAVALESALLAVCQRLQVNIWWQAPVRRLVVTSTGNDFETAERVAGVVVDRGGRTVRVLAGRGVVLAEGGFEADAALRREFLPRPSRPDWTIGLPSRAGADQLEWAGELGLGLAGMGYAWWRPGLWAPGVPVQDAGRSLAVPHGFVVDSTGRRFVNEACAGVDFCRALYARFNDLGPQMSAWLIVDSDHRRRYPLGDVEPGRLPRAAEKSGFVTTASTLPELAWKIKVDASGLQATAGRFERHAADGNDEDFQRGAGTADRARGDRKARPNPCLGAVSKPPFYAVRVVPADLGTKGGLLTDEFSRVLRADGGPMPGLWAIGSAASSVAGPADPAPGVGLAEAMVAGRAAAASIAASAW; encoded by the coding sequence GTGCCGGTAACGGACCGCCCGGCGGCCGACCTGATGACCGACGTGGTCATCGTCGGCAGTACCCCCGGGGCGCTGTGTGCGGCCATCGCCTGCCGTCAGGCGGGTCTGGAGGTGCTGGTCGCCGAGCCCTCCGGCCAACTCGGCGGCATCGCCGCGACGCGGGGTGGGCGGCTGTGGCTGCCCGGCCGCGACGGCCCGACAGCCGATGACTACGCGTCGGCCCGCGATTATTTCGACCGCGTGGTGGGCGACTTCGAGCCATGCAGCAGTGCTCCCCGCCGGCATGCCTTCCTGACCGGCACGGCCGGGTTGGCGAGCTGGCTGGCTTCGCTGGGCGTCGATCTGGAACCGGATTCCGCCGGCGATGCCTACCCCGATATTCCGGGGGCGCTGGCGAGCGGCCGGGTGCTGAGGCCGGCGCTGGTGGAGACCACGGCGATCGGCCGGCTCGTGGAGTTCTTGCCGGCCGGCGGCGGCTCCGGCACCGACGGCGTTCTCGACAAGCTCGAACACGGCGCGCGCCGGGTGGGCGAATTCGCCCTGGGGCGCCGCTGGGGCGGCGGTGCGGTGGCGCTGGAGTCGGCGCTGCTGGCGGTCTGTCAGCGGCTGCAGGTGAACATCTGGTGGCAGGCTCCGGTGCGCCGGCTGGTGGTGACCTCCACCGGTAACGACTTCGAGACGGCCGAGCGGGTCGCTGGTGTCGTCGTCGACCGAGGGGGCCGCACGGTGCGGGTGCTGGCCGGTCGCGGGGTGGTTCTCGCCGAGGGTGGCTTCGAAGCCGATGCCGCGCTGCGCCGCGAGTTCCTGCCGAGGCCCTCTCGTCCGGATTGGACGATCGGCCTGCCATCCCGGGCCGGCGCCGACCAACTGGAATGGGCCGGCGAGCTCGGGCTCGGGCTGGCCGGGATGGGCTATGCCTGGTGGCGTCCTGGCTTGTGGGCCCCGGGTGTCCCGGTTCAGGACGCCGGACGCTCGCTGGCCGTGCCGCACGGCTTCGTCGTCGACTCGACCGGGCGCCGGTTCGTCAACGAAGCGTGCGCCGGAGTGGACTTTTGCCGCGCGCTGTATGCCAGATTCAACGATCTGGGGCCGCAGATGAGCGCCTGGCTGATCGTCGATTCCGACCACCGCAGGCGCTACCCACTCGGTGACGTCGAGCCGGGGCGCCTGCCACGAGCAGCCGAGAAGTCGGGATTCGTGACCACGGCGAGCACCCTGCCCGAACTGGCCTGGAAGATCAAGGTCGACGCGTCCGGGCTGCAGGCGACGGCCGGGCGGTTCGAGCGGCATGCCGCCGACGGCAACGACGAGGATTTTCAGCGCGGCGCGGGCACCGCCGATCGGGCCCGCGGCGACCGCAAGGCGCGTCCCAACCCCTGCCTGGGTGCGGTGTCCAAGCCGCCCTTCTACGCGGTTCGGGTGGTGCCGGCCGATCTGGGTACCAAGGGCGGTCTGCTGACCGACGAATTCAGCCGGGTATTGCGGGCCGATGGCGGGCCGATGCCTGGGCTGTGGGCGATCGGATCCGCGGCGTCCTCGGTGGCCGGCCCGGCCGATCCTGCCCCGGGGGTCGGGCTCGCCGAAGCGATGGTAGCCGGGCGCGCGGCCGCGGCGTCCATCGCGGCGTCTGCCTGGTGA
- a CDS encoding AMP-binding protein: MATDPNQTQADLPPWRRTLDDGSPYWTKHYQPGVPAEIELPTKPLTTLLETAVREGGSHVATDFFGAEMTYRQLGDRVARAAEGLRRLGVRAGDRVALLLPNCPQHLIAFYAVLRLGAVVIEHNPLYTAPELERLFEDHGARVAICLDSAIHTLDELPTYARPATVVSVNLIKALPKRLQLALGLPVPALKKKRAALSSGTKGTISWEKLIKHRPLSRRFPRPDVHDLAVIQYTSGTTGSAKGAMLTHFNLYSNARQGEAWMLGAEPRRETSYAVLPMFHAFGVTMHTTFGVLKQSRQVLFPKPDTAMILDAWHKHPASIYCVVPILYQRTAEGARDRGQSLASARWCISGAMALPEETRELWESVSSGLLVEGYGLTEASPVALGNPFFPTRVSGTIGVPFPSTLMKVVEVDDPSREVGVDEPGELLIKGPQVFQGYWRDPETTSDTLVDGWLRTGDVVTVDNEGFTTIVDRKKEIIITGGFNVSPSEVEQVLKQHEGIDDVAVVGLPTERGDEEVVAAVVPAEGFELNDDELRTWAKQSLAAYKVPRHFIKVDELPRSLLGKVLRGEVRKQIAHK; the protein is encoded by the coding sequence ATGGCCACCGATCCGAATCAGACCCAAGCCGACCTGCCGCCGTGGCGTCGGACCCTCGACGACGGTTCCCCCTACTGGACGAAGCACTACCAGCCGGGCGTACCCGCCGAGATCGAGTTGCCCACCAAGCCGCTGACCACATTGCTGGAGACCGCGGTGCGAGAAGGCGGCTCGCACGTGGCCACGGATTTCTTCGGTGCCGAGATGACCTATCGGCAGCTGGGGGACCGGGTGGCGCGGGCTGCCGAAGGGTTGCGCCGGCTCGGCGTGCGGGCCGGTGATCGGGTGGCGCTGTTGCTACCGAACTGTCCTCAGCATCTGATCGCCTTCTATGCCGTGCTCCGGCTGGGTGCGGTGGTCATCGAACACAATCCGTTGTACACGGCGCCCGAGCTGGAGCGGCTCTTCGAAGACCACGGGGCACGGGTGGCCATCTGCCTGGATTCGGCGATCCACACCCTCGACGAGCTGCCCACGTACGCGCGGCCGGCCACCGTGGTCTCGGTGAACCTGATCAAGGCGCTGCCAAAGAGGCTGCAGCTGGCGCTGGGGCTGCCGGTTCCGGCGCTCAAGAAGAAGCGCGCTGCCTTGTCGAGCGGCACCAAGGGGACCATCAGTTGGGAGAAGCTGATCAAGCACCGCCCGCTCAGCCGCCGCTTCCCGCGTCCGGATGTGCATGATCTGGCCGTCATCCAGTACACCTCGGGCACCACCGGCAGCGCCAAGGGTGCCATGCTCACGCACTTCAATCTCTATTCGAACGCCCGGCAGGGCGAGGCGTGGATGCTCGGAGCCGAGCCGCGACGCGAAACCAGCTACGCGGTGCTGCCGATGTTCCATGCTTTCGGCGTCACCATGCACACCACCTTCGGCGTGCTCAAGCAGTCCCGTCAGGTGCTGTTCCCCAAACCCGACACCGCGATGATCCTGGACGCCTGGCACAAGCACCCAGCGAGCATCTACTGCGTTGTGCCGATTCTGTACCAACGCACCGCAGAAGGCGCCCGGGATCGCGGCCAGTCGCTGGCGAGTGCCCGCTGGTGCATCTCCGGTGCGATGGCGCTGCCCGAGGAGACCCGCGAGCTGTGGGAATCGGTGTCCAGTGGGCTGCTGGTCGAGGGCTACGGGCTCACCGAGGCATCCCCGGTGGCGCTCGGCAACCCGTTCTTCCCGACCAGGGTGTCCGGGACGATCGGTGTCCCGTTCCCGTCGACCCTGATGAAGGTCGTCGAGGTGGACGATCCGTCGCGCGAGGTCGGTGTCGATGAGCCCGGAGAACTGCTGATCAAGGGCCCCCAGGTCTTCCAGGGATATTGGCGCGATCCGGAGACGACATCGGACACCCTGGTGGATGGCTGGTTGCGCACCGGCGACGTGGTCACCGTCGACAACGAGGGCTTCACCACGATCGTCGACCGCAAGAAAGAGATCATCATCACCGGCGGATTCAACGTCAGCCCCAGCGAGGTCGAGCAGGTGCTCAAACAGCACGAGGGGATCGACGATGTCGCGGTGGTGGGGCTACCCACCGAGCGCGGGGACGAGGAAGTCGTCGCTGCGGTCGTCCCGGCTGAAGGTTTCGAGCTGAACGACGACGAACTGCGCACCTGGGCGAAACAGAGCCTGGCCGCCTACAAGGTGCCCCGGCACTTCATCAAGGTGGACGAGCTGCCCCGCTCGCTGCTGGGCAAGGTGCTCCGTGGTGAGGTGCGCAAGCAGATCGCACACAAGTGA
- a CDS encoding ribose-phosphate diphosphokinase, whose amino-acid sequence MKDIVIFSGSAHQTFANQICEHLGTRVSPVRLSRFSNDCLQAQLLTNVRQRDVYIIQPLVPRTQEHLMELLLMIDAARGASAAQITAVIPHYSYARSDKKDASRISLGGRLVADLLVTAGVSRVLTMQLHSPQVQGFFSCPVDQLTALGVLADHFRATDLSNGVVVSPDLGNAKNATQFARLLGLPVAAGSKRRLADDRVVVDSIVGDVTGRHAIVLDDEIATGGSILEITQRLRDFGVLSVTVACTHGLFAGRAVERLRANDFIDNVVATDTVPPPTGWPELTTISVAPLFAEAIGRIHQGRSVSKLFQGVDPVYAPPTAPAGLF is encoded by the coding sequence GTGAAGGACATCGTCATCTTCTCCGGATCGGCGCACCAAACGTTCGCCAATCAGATCTGTGAACACCTGGGCACCAGGGTGTCGCCGGTGCGCCTCAGCCGGTTCAGCAATGACTGCCTGCAGGCCCAGTTGCTGACCAATGTCCGGCAGCGCGACGTTTACATCATCCAGCCGCTGGTTCCGCGAACTCAGGAACACCTGATGGAGTTGCTGCTGATGATCGATGCGGCCCGCGGAGCATCCGCAGCCCAGATCACCGCTGTGATTCCGCACTACTCCTACGCGCGTTCGGACAAGAAGGACGCCTCCCGCATATCGCTGGGCGGGCGCCTGGTCGCCGATCTCTTGGTCACTGCGGGGGTTTCGAGAGTGCTGACGATGCAGTTGCACTCGCCGCAGGTGCAGGGCTTCTTCAGCTGTCCGGTCGATCAGCTGACTGCGCTCGGGGTGCTGGCGGACCATTTCCGCGCCACCGATCTGAGCAATGGCGTAGTCGTCAGCCCCGACCTGGGCAACGCGAAGAACGCCACCCAGTTCGCCCGGCTACTCGGGCTGCCGGTCGCCGCCGGCAGCAAGCGGCGATTGGCAGATGACAGAGTGGTGGTCGATTCGATCGTCGGCGATGTCACCGGGCGGCACGCGATCGTGCTGGACGACGAGATCGCCACCGGCGGGTCGATCCTCGAGATCACCCAACGGCTCCGGGACTTCGGCGTTCTGTCGGTGACGGTTGCCTGCACCCATGGGCTGTTCGCCGGACGCGCCGTCGAGCGGCTGCGCGCCAACGATTTCATCGACAACGTGGTCGCCACCGACACCGTGCCGCCGCCGACCGGCTGGCCCGAACTGACCACGATCAGTGTCGCTCCGCTTTTCGCTGAAGCGATCGGACGCATCCATCAGGGACGCTCGGTCAGCAAGCTCTTCCAGGGCGTCGATCCCGTCTACGCTCCCCCCACCGCTCCCGCGGGGCTGTTCTGA
- a CDS encoding ISAs1 family transposase translates to MPSSPTVGASRIERAGDLMTALNHVPDPRDPRGVRYPLAGMLAVAVCAVLAGARSFAAIGDWALDLDAGHLDRLDLERAPVESTLRKLFARIDAAALDAALAVFAWCRVRHIAGRRVVAIDGKTVRGARSKAGSAPHLIAALDHATGVVLGQHAVEAKSNEIPAVRDLLAGFDPADLAGCVITADAMHTQDDTAKAIIAAGADYVFTVKANRPTLLAALKALPWNKVPVGSTSTQHGHGRRATRTIKVIETPTLPGWPEFTGAAQVAQLRRTVTKNGKKTVEVVYLITSADHHDAPPATLAAWVQGHWSIENALHWVRDVTYDEDRSHVRTGHAAHVMASLRNTAISILRLTGWDNIATALRHHARNPERAITCALTS, encoded by the coding sequence ATGCCATCTTCCCCGACAGTCGGCGCGAGCAGGATCGAACGCGCCGGTGACCTGATGACCGCCTTGAACCATGTTCCCGATCCCCGAGACCCACGCGGGGTCCGCTACCCGCTGGCCGGGATGCTCGCCGTCGCAGTGTGTGCGGTGCTCGCCGGAGCGCGCTCGTTCGCAGCGATCGGGGACTGGGCGCTGGATCTCGACGCTGGGCACCTGGACCGGCTCGACTTGGAACGCGCGCCGGTGGAGTCCACACTGCGCAAACTGTTCGCCCGGATCGACGCGGCCGCTCTGGATGCTGCGCTGGCGGTGTTCGCCTGGTGCCGGGTCCGCCACATCGCAGGCCGTCGGGTTGTCGCGATCGACGGCAAGACGGTGCGGGGTGCACGCTCCAAAGCGGGCAGCGCACCGCATCTGATTGCCGCACTCGACCACGCCACAGGCGTCGTGCTCGGCCAGCACGCGGTCGAGGCGAAGAGCAATGAGATCCCTGCGGTGCGGGATCTGCTCGCCGGCTTTGACCCGGCTGACTTGGCCGGATGCGTGATCACAGCCGATGCGATGCACACCCAAGACGACACCGCCAAGGCCATCATCGCTGCCGGCGCGGACTATGTGTTCACCGTCAAGGCCAACCGCCCCACCCTGCTGGCAGCGCTCAAAGCGCTGCCCTGGAACAAGGTGCCCGTCGGATCGACCTCGACCCAGCACGGCCACGGCAGGCGCGCCACGCGAACCATCAAGGTCATTGAGACGCCCACCCTGCCCGGCTGGCCGGAGTTCACCGGCGCGGCCCAGGTCGCCCAGCTACGCCGCACAGTCACCAAGAACGGGAAGAAGACCGTCGAGGTGGTGTACCTGATCACCTCCGCCGACCATCACGACGCGCCACCGGCGACCCTGGCCGCCTGGGTCCAAGGGCACTGGTCGATCGAGAACGCCCTGCACTGGGTCCGCGACGTCACCTACGACGAAGACCGCTCCCACGTCCGCACCGGCCACGCCGCCCATGTCATGGCCAGCCTGCGCAACACCGCGATCTCGATCCTGCGACTCACCGGCTGGGACAACATCGCCACCGCCCTACGCCACCACGCCCGCAACCCCGAAAGAGCCATCACATGCGCCCTCACAAGCTGA
- a CDS encoding histidine kinase: MPLTSSLASHRFGGLYRFLQSGWVELSLALLAVGIGISSPPETALTWLTLAVFGVGAAVSGIAVLLGTALVCVGLLISLTLPPDQVSAAGLALFVPIIAAVRLWSRYAIAITLVLVGLGFYTMFVHATGDRPLTLAIVAIFPTLLALSLGAGLVIRSSRQQLENERQRADERLAELRLELARELHDNAVHKISQAAMLAHMAALHPDTPPELSREFTEIATSCNDAAHELRLLLTGLRQDNPNLSDGQPQIIDADALTALIEGQADRLAALGFAAGPRKGLVSACEGACDGSFGVAGVVA, from the coding sequence ATGCCGCTAACCAGCTCGCTGGCCTCCCACAGATTCGGGGGGCTCTACCGATTCTTGCAGTCCGGATGGGTGGAGTTGTCGCTGGCACTGCTGGCGGTCGGCATCGGCATCTCCAGTCCCCCGGAAACAGCGTTGACCTGGCTGACGCTGGCGGTGTTCGGCGTCGGTGCGGCCGTTTCGGGGATCGCAGTCCTGCTCGGTACGGCGTTGGTCTGCGTCGGCTTGCTCATCTCGCTCACGTTGCCGCCCGACCAGGTTTCGGCCGCCGGGCTGGCGCTGTTCGTGCCGATCATTGCGGCTGTGCGGCTCTGGTCTCGGTATGCCATCGCGATCACTCTCGTCCTGGTCGGTCTCGGCTTCTACACGATGTTCGTCCACGCGACCGGTGATCGTCCGCTCACGCTTGCCATCGTCGCGATCTTCCCGACCCTCCTGGCGCTGAGCCTGGGCGCGGGCCTGGTGATACGGTCGTCGCGCCAACAGCTGGAGAACGAGCGGCAGCGAGCGGACGAGCGGTTGGCCGAGCTGCGCCTGGAACTCGCCCGCGAACTGCACGACAACGCTGTTCACAAGATCTCGCAGGCCGCCATGCTCGCGCACATGGCGGCTCTGCACCCTGATACCCCGCCCGAGCTGAGCCGGGAATTCACCGAGATCGCGACCTCTTGTAATGACGCGGCCCACGAGCTGCGCCTGCTGCTGACCGGTTTGCGCCAGGACAATCCCAACCTCAGCGATGGCCAGCCACAGATCATCGACGCCGATGCCTTGACCGCGCTCATCGAAGGTCAGGCCGACCGGCTGGCCGCACTCGGTTTCGCGGCAGGGCCCCGGAAAGGTCTTGTTTCAGCTTGTGAGGGCGCATGTGATGGCTCTTTCGGGGTTGCGGGCGTGGTGGCGTAG
- a CDS encoding response regulator has protein sequence MIGEPDQGTIRVLLVEDEALAQRAIAAYLAVADGIQLVGVANDGLEAIQLATEVAADVAIVDIHMPRLNGIETTRRLTRSPFNLKVLCFTALASDELLIDALSAGASGFLLKSDSPELIQHGVRSAHSGDALISPQLVCQVLARVQTRTQPPADLSATEVDLVRLIGYGLTNAQIGTRLGYSISTVKTYVSRLLTRLDRRNRAEIATLAYEWGLVDERKGQSTKVD, from the coding sequence ATGATCGGCGAGCCCGATCAGGGCACGATCCGGGTGCTCCTCGTCGAGGACGAGGCGCTCGCGCAGCGCGCCATCGCCGCCTATCTGGCCGTGGCCGACGGCATTCAGCTGGTTGGAGTTGCCAATGACGGACTGGAGGCGATCCAGCTGGCCACCGAAGTGGCCGCCGATGTCGCTATCGTCGACATCCACATGCCCCGGCTGAACGGCATCGAGACGACCCGGCGGCTGACCCGCAGCCCGTTCAACCTCAAGGTGCTCTGCTTCACCGCGCTGGCCAGCGATGAACTCCTGATCGACGCGTTGTCTGCCGGTGCGTCCGGCTTCCTGCTCAAATCGGACAGCCCCGAACTCATCCAGCATGGGGTGCGCAGCGCGCATTCCGGTGACGCGCTGATCTCTCCGCAACTGGTCTGCCAGGTACTAGCCCGCGTGCAGACCCGGACGCAGCCCCCGGCCGACCTTTCGGCGACCGAGGTCGACCTCGTCCGGCTGATCGGCTACGGACTGACGAACGCCCAGATCGGTACCCGGCTGGGCTACTCCATCAGCACCGTGAAGACCTACGTGAGCCGCCTGCTGACGCGGCTCGACAGGCGTAATCGTGCCGAGATCGCGACCCTGGCCTACGAATGGGGACTCGTCGACGAGCGCAAGGGTCAATCAACCAAAGTTGATTGA
- a CDS encoding PIG-L family deacetylase gives MRTPLDVLAGAAESDSIVPLFVHAHPDDETVQTGSLLAWLAAQGLPVSVLTCTRGEQGEIVSGVLPASTTADELVRVREAELAHAIETLGVAASYFLGTPPARAAGLGRRDYHDSGMRWVAEGLAGPADIDDPDTFTASRLDDEVADLLALIDRVRPTVVVGYDRLGSYGHPDHVRAHELAAVAAEAAGLPLVEVASDPDTDGFEWFDLSDRKQTVIQALRCYATQLTVVDDHIVHVGGQHQALPLRAGLRVKADRVIP, from the coding sequence ATGAGGACGCCACTCGATGTGCTTGCCGGCGCTGCCGAATCCGACTCAATAGTTCCGCTGTTCGTGCACGCCCATCCCGACGACGAGACCGTGCAGACCGGCTCCCTGCTGGCGTGGCTGGCGGCCCAGGGGCTGCCGGTGAGCGTGCTGACCTGCACCCGGGGCGAGCAGGGCGAAATCGTTTCGGGGGTGCTGCCCGCATCGACTACGGCAGATGAGTTGGTCCGGGTGCGCGAGGCAGAGCTGGCGCACGCTATCGAGACGCTCGGAGTGGCTGCGTCCTACTTTTTGGGGACGCCACCTGCCAGGGCCGCCGGGCTCGGACGACGGGACTACCACGATTCCGGGATGCGCTGGGTGGCCGAAGGCCTGGCCGGGCCCGCCGATATCGACGATCCGGACACCTTCACCGCGTCCCGCCTGGACGACGAGGTCGCCGACCTGCTGGCGCTGATCGATCGGGTCCGGCCGACGGTCGTCGTGGGCTATGACCGGCTGGGCAGCTACGGGCATCCCGATCATGTTCGGGCTCACGAACTCGCGGCTGTTGCTGCTGAGGCCGCCGGCCTGCCGCTTGTCGAAGTCGCCTCGGATCCCGACACCGACGGGTTCGAGTGGTTCGATCTGTCCGATCGCAAGCAGACGGTGATCCAGGCGTTGCGCTGCTACGCCACCCAGCTCACCGTGGTCGATGACCACATCGTCCATGTCGGCGGTCAGCATCAGGCCCTGCCCCTGAGGGCCGGGCTGCGAGTGAAGGCGGATAGGGTCATCCCGTGA
- a CDS encoding glycosyltransferase, with protein sequence MTSADLIEPAARSLRVVMVSMHTSPTASPGSADAGGMNVVALNSALALAERGHRVDLLTRRDDPAAPFVVELSPGVRLFNLDAGPAEPVAKSEQEVLIEPFSQALARWWRSEGADVDIVHSHHWFSGVAALPIARAAGVPHLQSYHSVAAPAGAPLDDGEQPESSGRNAGERLVAEQSDGIIAVSQAEKATIVERLGAAPECVRVVHPGVNVDQFRPLRPGEPHWAWDGCYLLFAARLQPLKAPDLAVRMLAAMPAGERPRLVIAGETSADFSWYTQELRDLVDSLGLTDEVTYLGSQDRDELAAMMRGACALLNPSRSETYGLINLEASASGVPVVASRNGGMPESVIDDVTGLLLDSRDPEVWAEAVSRFTHEPEYRAAFGRAGREFALTRAWPVVAKELETIYLQEVAP encoded by the coding sequence GTGACCAGCGCTGATCTGATAGAGCCTGCCGCCAGATCTTTGCGTGTGGTGATGGTCTCGATGCATACCTCACCCACGGCGTCCCCAGGATCGGCGGATGCGGGCGGGATGAACGTGGTGGCGCTCAATTCCGCCCTGGCGCTGGCCGAGCGCGGACATCGCGTCGACCTACTGACCCGGCGCGACGATCCGGCTGCGCCCTTCGTGGTCGAGCTGTCGCCGGGAGTGCGGCTGTTCAATCTGGACGCGGGACCTGCCGAGCCGGTCGCGAAGAGCGAGCAGGAGGTCTTGATCGAGCCGTTCAGTCAGGCGCTGGCTCGTTGGTGGCGTTCGGAGGGTGCCGACGTCGATATCGTCCATTCGCATCACTGGTTCTCCGGGGTGGCGGCGCTGCCGATCGCCCGCGCCGCCGGGGTGCCGCATCTGCAGAGCTATCACTCGGTGGCGGCACCGGCCGGTGCCCCGCTCGACGACGGCGAACAGCCCGAATCATCCGGACGCAATGCCGGCGAGCGCTTGGTCGCCGAGCAGTCGGACGGGATCATCGCGGTCAGCCAGGCCGAGAAGGCGACCATCGTCGAACGCCTGGGGGCCGCCCCCGAATGCGTGCGGGTGGTGCACCCGGGGGTGAACGTCGATCAGTTCCGGCCGCTTCGTCCCGGCGAACCGCATTGGGCCTGGGACGGCTGTTACCTCCTGTTCGCCGCGCGACTTCAGCCGCTGAAGGCACCCGATCTGGCAGTGCGGATGCTCGCGGCGATGCCGGCCGGCGAGCGTCCACGACTGGTGATCGCCGGAGAGACGTCGGCCGATTTCTCGTGGTACACCCAGGAATTGCGCGATCTGGTCGACTCGCTGGGGCTGACCGATGAGGTGACCTATCTCGGCTCGCAGGACCGCGACGAGCTGGCCGCCATGATGCGCGGTGCCTGCGCGCTGCTGAACCCCAGTCGTTCCGAGACCTACGGTCTGATCAATCTGGAGGCATCGGCTTCGGGCGTCCCGGTGGTGGCCAGCCGAAATGGGGGCATGCCGGAGTCGGTGATCGACGACGTGACCGGATTGTTGCTCGACAGCCGCGATCCCGAGGTGTGGGCCGAGGCGGTGAGCAGGTTCACCCATGAACCCGAGTACCGTGCCGCGTTCGGGCGGGCCGGTCGCGAGTTCGCGCTGACCCGCGCCTGGCCGGTCGTGGCCAAAGAATTGGAGACCATCTACCTTCAGGAGGTGGCGCCATGA
- a CDS encoding D-hexose-6-phosphate mutarotase has product MTDIELPEGITLLDAPLAGIKVDTPAATGVIYFNGAHIAAWTPAGQHPVLWLSDQAILEPGKAIRGGIPLLWPWFGAGDDGQHTPMHGIARVSTWNLLRAKVSPAGTANIVLGLDGAAVDPGLAPDLPRDYRLELHISMGKTLIVQLVVFAGDSELFFEDGLHSYFAVGDIHKTRIEGLDGAAYSDRLTDGCATQQGAVSFEGETDRIYESRETLRIIDDEWNRTLLIEKVGSAQSVIWNPWIAKAAATPDLGDDDWQEFVCAEAVNVRDQSVNVEPGGRHLISQTISII; this is encoded by the coding sequence ATGACGGACATCGAGCTTCCCGAGGGCATCACGCTCCTCGACGCCCCGCTCGCCGGCATCAAGGTTGATACCCCCGCAGCCACTGGCGTCATCTATTTCAACGGTGCACACATCGCCGCATGGACACCGGCCGGTCAGCATCCGGTGTTGTGGCTGAGCGACCAGGCGATCCTGGAACCGGGCAAGGCGATTCGAGGCGGCATCCCGTTGTTGTGGCCATGGTTCGGCGCCGGCGACGACGGCCAGCACACGCCCATGCACGGAATTGCGCGGGTATCCACCTGGAATCTGCTGCGCGCGAAGGTCAGTCCCGCGGGAACGGCCAACATCGTCCTCGGCCTCGACGGCGCTGCGGTCGACCCCGGGCTGGCACCGGACCTGCCTCGCGATTATCGGCTCGAATTGCACATTTCGATGGGCAAGACCCTGATCGTGCAGCTCGTGGTCTTCGCCGGCGACTCCGAGCTGTTCTTCGAGGACGGCCTGCACAGCTACTTCGCGGTCGGCGACATCCACAAGACCCGGATCGAGGGCTTGGACGGCGCCGCCTACAGCGACCGGCTGACCGACGGCTGCGCCACTCAGCAAGGCGCCGTGAGCTTCGAAGGCGAAACCGACCGCATCTACGAATCGCGTGAAACCCTGCGGATCATCGACGATGAATGGAACCGGACGCTGCTGATCGAGAAGGTCGGATCTGCCCAGTCGGTGATCTGGAATCCCTGGATCGCCAAGGCCGCGGCCACCCCCGATCTGGGCGATGACGACTGGCAGGAGTTCGTCTGCGCCGAGGCGGTCAACGTCCGCGATCAGTCGGTCAACGTGGAGCCGGGTGGCCGGCACCTGATCAGCCAGACGATCTCGATCATCTGA
- a CDS encoding heavy metal-binding domain-containing protein, with translation MLVVTISQIPGYRIEAVLGEVFGVGSQQQGRPNMGQAEMVYLAREQAVRMMVQQAQQRAANAVIGHSIDVFHSDRFGAGVTAIGTAVQVVPVGEGEQGATPQSIQDAKTPDEQLPPPVSGPMGQQPGQPQAYPSQQGYPSQSGPSYAQPGQPAQQGWGPQYPQGYGR, from the coding sequence ATGTTGGTGGTCACGATAAGCCAGATCCCGGGTTACCGGATCGAGGCGGTACTGGGTGAGGTCTTCGGCGTGGGGAGCCAGCAGCAGGGGCGTCCCAACATGGGGCAGGCCGAGATGGTCTATCTCGCTCGCGAGCAGGCGGTACGGATGATGGTTCAGCAGGCCCAGCAGCGTGCCGCGAATGCCGTCATCGGCCACTCGATCGACGTCTTCCACTCCGACAGGTTCGGCGCCGGGGTCACCGCGATCGGCACCGCTGTCCAGGTGGTGCCCGTCGGTGAGGGAGAGCAAGGTGCCACTCCGCAGTCGATTCAGGACGCGAAGACTCCCGACGAACAGCTCCCGCCGCCGGTTTCCGGTCCGATGGGTCAGCAGCCCGGTCAACCACAGGCCTACCCCAGCCAGCAGGGCTACCCGTCCCAGTCCGGGCCGAGCTATGCCCAGCCCGGCCAGCCTGCACAGCAGGGCTGGGGCCCGCAGTACCCGCAGGGATACGGACGCTGA